One genomic window of Methanosalsum zhilinae DSM 4017 includes the following:
- a CDS encoding 50S ribosomal protein L30e, which produces MEINVDKSLIKAIRTGSVIIGSTRTVEAAEKSEAKMVVLASNCPEDIREKIENTDVPVLNYYGTSVELGPVCGKPFTIAAMAIMDPGESDILAAK; this is translated from the coding sequence ATGGAAATCAATGTTGATAAATCACTGATTAAAGCCATTAGAACAGGCTCAGTCATTATTGGATCAACCCGTACTGTTGAAGCTGCTGAAAAATCAGAGGCTAAAATGGTGGTGCTTGCTTCTAACTGTCCTGAAGATATAAGAGAGAAGATTGAAAATACAGATGTTCCGGTGCTTAATTATTATGGAACAAGTGTAGAACTTGGACCAGTTTGTGGTAAACCGTTCACGATTGCAGCAATGGCTATAATGGATCCCGGAGAATCGGATATCTTAGCAGCAAAATAA